Proteins from one Ketobacter alkanivorans genomic window:
- a CDS encoding MFS transporter has translation MSDNGETHSQFELLKTKRFAPFFWTQFFGAFNDNIFKNSLMALLTFGVLSRAWEWPIGSSSVDNGAELATEVSLSAMNNLGAMLFILPFFLFSALAGQLADKYEKSSLIRYIKALEILIMALGALCFIYQQTWGLMLLLFLMGTQSTFFGPVKYSIIPQHLKSGELVGGNALVETGTFIAILIGTIAANIMSDWESGPALIGGTVIAVSVIGFLTCLKIPEGRAPSPDIKIRFNPIIETWHTIQFSRENKAVFLAIMGISWFWFLGAAYLTQIYEYTKIDLGGAPSVVMCLLSAFSIGIAAGSLLCERLSGHKIELGLVPLGSIGLTLFGLDLYFHTHPAPQNELIGLSAFLSDSTNYRVLFDFMMIGLSGGLYIVPLYAMVQERSDEAHRSRIIAAVNIMNALFMVVSAATGILLLGVMELSIPEFFMVLAIMNVAVAWFIYTVIPEFAMRFLIWVITHTMYRVTHVNLNKIPDQGACVLVCNHVSYMDALIIAGACRRPVRFVMFKPIYDLPVLNFIFRTGKTIPIHSKSSDPETYENAFMRISQELKDGEVVCIFPEGKLTQDGEIDEFKAGIEKIIQADPVPVVPMALKGLWGSFFSHKDSKALTGMPRRFWSRVELEASDPIAPNRVSAALLYDKVATLRSNRR, from the coding sequence ATGAGCGATAATGGCGAGACCCACTCCCAATTTGAACTACTCAAAACAAAGCGTTTTGCTCCTTTTTTCTGGACTCAATTTTTCGGCGCGTTTAACGATAACATTTTCAAAAACTCATTGATGGCATTACTTACTTTTGGAGTACTGAGCCGAGCATGGGAGTGGCCTATTGGTTCCTCTTCAGTAGACAACGGTGCAGAATTGGCTACTGAAGTTTCATTGTCCGCCATGAACAACCTGGGGGCAATGCTGTTCATTCTGCCGTTTTTTCTGTTTTCGGCTTTGGCTGGCCAGCTGGCCGACAAATACGAAAAGTCCTCTCTGATACGTTATATAAAAGCGCTGGAAATACTGATTATGGCGCTGGGGGCGCTGTGTTTTATCTACCAACAAACCTGGGGACTGATGCTGCTATTGTTCCTTATGGGCACTCAGTCCACCTTCTTTGGCCCGGTAAAATACAGCATCATTCCACAACACCTTAAATCAGGTGAACTAGTGGGCGGCAACGCTCTGGTGGAAACCGGCACCTTCATAGCCATATTGATAGGAACTATTGCCGCCAACATCATGAGTGACTGGGAATCCGGCCCTGCATTGATTGGGGGAACCGTGATCGCGGTATCTGTAATCGGCTTTCTCACCTGCCTCAAAATCCCAGAGGGACGCGCGCCCAGCCCAGATATCAAAATACGCTTTAACCCGATTATCGAAACCTGGCACACGATCCAATTCAGCCGCGAAAATAAAGCTGTGTTTCTCGCCATTATGGGCATCTCTTGGTTTTGGTTCCTAGGGGCGGCCTACCTCACCCAGATCTACGAATACACCAAAATTGATCTCGGCGGAGCACCGAGTGTTGTTATGTGCTTGTTGTCTGCATTTTCAATCGGCATTGCCGCTGGCTCATTACTGTGTGAACGCCTGTCTGGCCACAAAATTGAACTGGGCTTAGTGCCGTTGGGTTCAATCGGGCTCACGCTGTTTGGATTAGATCTTTACTTTCATACCCATCCGGCTCCGCAAAATGAGCTGATCGGGCTGAGCGCATTTTTATCAGATTCCACAAACTACCGCGTGCTTTTTGATTTCATGATGATAGGTCTGTCGGGCGGACTGTATATCGTCCCCCTCTATGCCATGGTTCAAGAGCGATCTGATGAAGCGCACCGCTCGCGCATCATCGCAGCCGTAAATATTATGAATGCCCTATTCATGGTTGTGTCTGCCGCTACCGGCATATTACTGCTGGGAGTAATGGAGTTGAGCATTCCTGAATTCTTCATGGTATTGGCCATTATGAATGTGGCCGTTGCATGGTTTATCTATACCGTGATCCCAGAATTCGCAATGCGCTTCCTGATCTGGGTTATTACTCACACCATGTACCGAGTCACACACGTCAACCTCAACAAAATCCCCGACCAAGGTGCATGTGTGCTGGTATGCAATCATGTTTCCTACATGGATGCTCTGATTATTGCCGGTGCCTGCCGACGCCCGGTGCGTTTTGTCATGTTTAAACCCATCTACGATCTTCCTGTTTTGAATTTCATCTTCAGAACCGGCAAGACAATACCGATTCATTCCAAGTCTTCAGATCCCGAAACGTATGAAAACGCGTTTATGCGAATTTCGCAGGAGTTAAAGGATGGGGAAGTCGTCTGTATTTTCCCAGAAGGCAAACTGACTCAGGATGGTGAGATCGACGAGTTCAAAGCCGGCATCGAGAAAATCATCCAGGCTGACCCTGTGCCGGTAGTTCCCATGGCGCTGAAGGGGTTGTGGGGTAGTTTCTTCAGCCACAAGGACAGTAAGGCTCTGACAGGGATGCCGAGGCGCTTCTGGTCTCGGGTAGAATTGGAGGCAAGCGACCCTATCGCACCGAATCGGGTCA
- a CDS encoding TetR/AcrR family transcriptional regulator, whose translation MARRNEHSRDEIQGMAIDATHTLISREGLEGVSARKVAQQIGYTVGTLYQNFENIHELILHANAFSLTQLLSELEQAFRKEPKPLQRIILIANTYLKFGQTHEKQWAAIFRNTLPRDFVMPDWYQARIDALFSLLERAVRELARHRDNKQIKLASRTLWSGVHGICILHIGAKLYSDQIATPQALLESLITNYLTAWVQEGSKA comes from the coding sequence ATGGCACGCCGCAACGAACACTCACGCGACGAAATCCAGGGAATGGCCATTGATGCCACTCATACTCTCATCAGCCGGGAAGGACTTGAAGGAGTCAGCGCCCGCAAAGTTGCCCAACAGATTGGCTATACCGTTGGCACACTGTACCAGAATTTCGAGAATATCCATGAGCTTATTCTGCACGCCAATGCCTTCAGCCTCACGCAACTACTCAGTGAACTGGAGCAGGCATTTCGCAAGGAACCGAAACCATTGCAACGGATCATTCTGATCGCCAACACCTACCTCAAGTTTGGACAAACCCACGAGAAACAATGGGCAGCTATATTCCGCAACACATTGCCCCGAGACTTTGTCATGCCTGATTGGTATCAGGCTCGTATTGATGCGTTGTTCTCTCTGCTTGAGCGCGCCGTACGAGAATTAGCGCGGCATCGCGATAACAAGCAGATCAAGCTGGCATCGCGCACACTGTGGAGCGGCGTGCATGGTATTTGTATTTTGCACATAGGTGCCAAGCTCTACTCAGATCAAATAGCTACTCCACAAGCATTATTAGAGTCACTAATTACTAACTATCTAACCGCATGGGTGCAAGAAGGAAGCAAAGCATGA
- a CDS encoding esterase/lipase family protein: MSADTVVLLHGLGRSPLAMRGLARFLTRQEFTVINMGYASRSGSIAELCQRLFHDLLPLLPTEGKLHFVTHSLGGILLRYGLQHWSIPEARLGRAVMLAPPSQGSEVVDVLRHIPFVPNIMGPAFLQLGTDETSVPLQLLKREQKQLPLDVGVIAGRTSYEPWFSPLFGEDNDGKVSVSRSRHPGMSDFRVLEVGHTFIMNDKRVRQHLLHFLRFGHFQ; the protein is encoded by the coding sequence ATGTCGGCAGACACAGTGGTACTGTTGCATGGCTTGGGCCGTAGCCCCTTGGCGATGAGAGGGCTGGCACGTTTTCTGACCCGGCAGGAATTTACCGTAATAAATATGGGCTACGCTTCGCGGAGCGGTTCAATTGCGGAGTTATGCCAACGTTTGTTCCATGATCTGCTCCCTTTATTGCCTACAGAAGGCAAGCTTCACTTTGTTACCCATTCTTTAGGCGGAATTTTGCTGCGTTATGGGTTGCAGCATTGGAGTATTCCTGAGGCTAGGCTGGGTCGAGCGGTAATGTTGGCTCCCCCTTCGCAAGGTAGTGAGGTGGTGGATGTGCTTCGACATATACCTTTCGTGCCTAACATCATGGGGCCGGCCTTTCTTCAGTTGGGAACCGATGAGACCAGTGTTCCGTTGCAATTGTTGAAGCGTGAGCAAAAACAGCTGCCACTGGATGTGGGGGTGATTGCAGGGCGAACGTCGTATGAACCCTGGTTTTCACCGCTCTTTGGTGAAGATAATGATGGTAAAGTGTCAGTCAGTCGCAGTCGTCATCCGGGTATGAGCGATTTTCGAGTCTTGGAGGTCGGGCATACTTTTATAATGAATGACAAGCGGGTGCGGCAACATCTACTGCACTTTTTACGATTTGGTCACTTTCAATAA